TGACCCGGGAGGCCTTCGACCGGGAGGGCTTCTACCGCATCGGCGACGCGGGCGCCCTGGCCGACCCGGCGCGGCCCGAGGCGGGCATCCGCTTCGACGGGAGGGTGGCGGAGGACTTCAAGCTCACCTCGGGCACCTGGGTGAGCGTGGGGCGCCTGCGCACGGACGTGATCGCCGCCTGCGCTCCCTTCGTGCAGGACGCCGTGGTGACCGGCCACGACCGCGACGAGATCGGGCTCCTCCTCTTCCCCGACCTGGAGGCCTGCCGCCGGGCCTGCCCGAGTCTTGCTCCCGGCGCCCCGGTGGAGGAACTCCTCTCCCGGGAAGAAGTGGTGGCGGGGATCCGCGCCGGCCTCGGGCGGCTGGCCCGGGAGAGCGGGGGGAGCGCGAGCCGCCCGGCCCGGGCGCTCTTCCTGACAACGCCGGCCCGCCTGGACGCGGGGGAGATCACCGACAAGGGCTACGTCAACCAGCGGGCCGTCCTCGCCCACCGGGCGGAGCTCGTGGCCCGCCTGCACGGTGATGTCGGTGGGGCCGGCCCGGAAGTGATCCTCCTGTGAGCGGGTATTCCCTTTTGGAAGAGGTGCAGACCATGAGCGAGAGCGGCGTAAAACGGGTTCGCACTACCTCGTGGTCTGCTGGCCCCGGGTGCCACGGGGGTTGCGGGGTCGTCGCCACCGTGAAGGACGGCCGGCTCGTGAAGCTCGAGGGCGACCCGGAGCACCCCTGGAACCAGGGGAGGCTCTGCTCGCGGGCGCTGGCCATGACCCAGTACGTCCACCACCCCGACCGGCTCCGAACGCCCCTGAAGCGCGCCGGCGAGCGGGGAGAGGGCAAGTGGGAGGCGATCTCCTGGGAGGAGGCCTACGACCTCATCGAGGCGCGGATGAAGGCGATCCGCGACGAGCACGGGCCCGAGAGCTTCCTCTTCACCATCGGCACCGGGCGCGACATCTACCCCTGGATCTCGCTCCTGGCCTACACCTACGGCAGCCCCAACATCGTCTTCGGGCTCTCGGGCAACTCCTGCTACGCCACCCGGATCTCCGCCTGCAAGATGGTCCAGGGCGACTACATGGTCTTCGACGCGGCCCAGTGGTTCCCGGACCGGTACGACGACCCCCGCTGGGTGCAGCCCGAGTGCATCGTGATCTGGGGCTACAACATCCCGGCCTCCTGCCCCGACAACCTCTTCGGCCACTGGATCGTGGACCTCATGAAGAGGGGCACGAAGATCGTCACCATCGACCCGCGGCTCTCTTGGTTTGCCTCCCGTTCCGAGCACTGGCTGCAGCTGCGGCCCGGCACCGACGCGGCTATCGCCATGGGGTTCCTCCACGTGATCGTCAACGAGGGGCTCTACGACTGCGCCTTCGTGGAGAAGTGGACGAACGCGGCCCACCTTCTGCGCACCGACACGGGCAGGCTTCTTCGCGAGTCGGACCTGCGGGCGGGGGGAGCCACCGCAAACTTCGTCGCGTGGGACGCGGTCCGCAGCGCGCCGGCCGTGTGGGACGCGGCCTCCCAGGCCTACCCGGCGGGCGCCCAGCCCCTGCTGGAGGGCACGTGCGAGGTGGCCCTCGCCGACGGCGGGCGCGTGGCCTGCGAGACGGTCTGGACGGCGTTTCGCCGGGAGGTGGACCGCTACCCCTTGGACCGGGTGGCCGAGATCACGATGGTCCCCGCCGAGCAGGTCCGCGAAGCGGCCCGGTTCTATGCCAAGGCGAAGCCCGCGGCCATCCACTGGGGGGTGCCCATCGACATGACCCCCAACATGACCCCCACGGCCCACGCCCTGGCCGCCCTGTGGTGCATCACGGGCAACCTCGACGTCCCGGGGGGCAACGTCCTTGCCCGCTTCGCCTTCAACGCCGTGGCCTACGCCCTGCCGGGCACCAAGAGCGTGTTTGCCCCCTCGGCCGAGGCCGAGGCCAAGCGCATCGCCACCGACCGGTACGGCATCTTCAAGAAGTTCAGCCTGCGGGCCCAGACCGACGTCACCCTGGAGCAGATCTTCACGGGAGAGCCCTACCCCATCAAGGGCATGTGGATGGCGGCCTCGAACCTGATCGGGGGCCTGGGCCAGGACCCCAAGCGGTGGGTCGAGGCGCTCAAGAAGCTCGACTTCGTGGTCGCCGTCGACCTCTTCCACACCCCGAGCACCCAGCTCGCCGACGTCGTGCTCCCCGCTGCGAGCTTCCTCGAAAAAGACGGGGTGCGCTCCTGGTGGGTGCCCCTCCAGACCATCAACAAGGCGATGACGGTGGAGGGGTGCAAGCCCGACATCGAGATCGGCTTCGAGCTCGCCCGACGCTTCGACCCCGGGTTCCAGTGGGAGTCGATCCACGACCTCCTGGACGACATCTTGAAGCCCTCCGGCATGACGTTTGGCGAGCTCCAGGAGAAGGGCTGGGCGTTTCCCCCCGAGGGGCACCCGAGCGCGCCCTACCGCCGGCACGAGAAGGGGCTCCTGCGCCCGGATGGCACGCCGGGGTTTTGCACGCCGTCGGGCCGGGTGGAGCTCTACTCGACCCTGCGGGAGGAGTGGGGGCTCGAGCCCTTCCCGATCTTCGAAGAGCCGCCGCTCTCGCCTTTGAGCCGGCCGGACCTGGCGGCCCAGTACCCGCTCATCCTCTCCACCGGGCGCCGGTCCCCGGTGCTCTACCACACCGAGCACCGCCAGATCCCCTGGCTGCGCGCGCTCGACCCGGACCCCATCGTCGAGATCCACCCGGCCACGGCGTCGGAGCACGGGATCGGCGCGGGGGAGTGGGTGTGGGTCGAGAACTCCTTCGGGAAGGCCCTCTTCAAGGCCAAGGTGACCCTGGAGGTCCCCACCTGGATGGTGATGGCGGCCCACGGGTGGTGGTTCCCAGAGGAGCCCGGCGCCGAGCCCTCGCTCCACGGGGCCTTCCGGTCCAACGCCAACAACCTCCTCCCCATGGGCTACCAGGGCAAGGACGGGCAGGGGGCCCCCATCAAGCACGGCCTGTGCAGGGTCTACAAGGCGACCCCGGAGGACGTCATCCATGCGTGAGAAGAAACCGCGAAACGGCCTCCTCATCGACTACGAGTTCTGCACGGGGTGCAAGGCCTGCGTGGTGGCCTGCGCCCAGGAGTATGGCTGGCCCGCCGGCCAGGGCGGCATGCGGGTGACCGAGATCCTCCAGGAGCTCCCCAAGGGCCGCGGCTACCTGAGCTTCCTCCCGTTCCCCACCGAATCCTGCGTCCTGTGCGCGGGTCGCACCCGCAAGGGGCTCAAGACCGCCTGCGAGCAGCACTGCCTGGCCGCCGTCATCCGGCACGGCCCGGTGCAGGAGCTCGCCCGCGAGATGGAGCGCAAGCCCCGGATGGTGCTCTGGGCGCCCCGGTAGCCGACCCCTTGGCAGCGAGCGGCGGGCGAGGGCCGCACCCGTCCACCCCGAGACACCCGGGAGATTCCATGTATTACTCCCCCGAGAAGAACGACCACGGCTTGCCCCACAGCCCGTTCAAGGCCTGCGTGGTGCCCCGGCCCATCGGCTGGATCTCCAGCGTGAGTCGGGCCGGGGTGGCCAACCTGGCGCCCTACAGTCAGTTTCAGAACCTCACCTTCGACCCGCCCTACGTCCTCTTCGCGGCCAACCAGACCACCGACGGCCGGCGCAAGGACAGCGTCGTCAACGCGGAGGAGACCGGGGAGTTCGTCTACAACATGGCGACCTGGGAGCTCCGGGAGGCGATGAACCGAAGCGCCGCCGAGGTGGGGCCCG
The genomic region above belongs to Thermodesulfobacteriota bacterium and contains:
- a CDS encoding 4Fe-4S binding protein encodes the protein MREKKPRNGLLIDYEFCTGCKACVVACAQEYGWPAGQGGMRVTEILQELPKGRGYLSFLPFPTESCVLCAGRTRKGLKTACEQHCLAAVIRHGPVQELAREMERKPRMVLWAPR
- a CDS encoding molybdopterin-dependent oxidoreductase, which produces MSESGVKRVRTTSWSAGPGCHGGCGVVATVKDGRLVKLEGDPEHPWNQGRLCSRALAMTQYVHHPDRLRTPLKRAGERGEGKWEAISWEEAYDLIEARMKAIRDEHGPESFLFTIGTGRDIYPWISLLAYTYGSPNIVFGLSGNSCYATRISACKMVQGDYMVFDAAQWFPDRYDDPRWVQPECIVIWGYNIPASCPDNLFGHWIVDLMKRGTKIVTIDPRLSWFASRSEHWLQLRPGTDAAIAMGFLHVIVNEGLYDCAFVEKWTNAAHLLRTDTGRLLRESDLRAGGATANFVAWDAVRSAPAVWDAASQAYPAGAQPLLEGTCEVALADGGRVACETVWTAFRREVDRYPLDRVAEITMVPAEQVREAARFYAKAKPAAIHWGVPIDMTPNMTPTAHALAALWCITGNLDVPGGNVLARFAFNAVAYALPGTKSVFAPSAEAEAKRIATDRYGIFKKFSLRAQTDVTLEQIFTGEPYPIKGMWMAASNLIGGLGQDPKRWVEALKKLDFVVAVDLFHTPSTQLADVVLPAASFLEKDGVRSWWVPLQTINKAMTVEGCKPDIEIGFELARRFDPGFQWESIHDLLDDILKPSGMTFGELQEKGWAFPPEGHPSAPYRRHEKGLLRPDGTPGFCTPSGRVELYSTLREEWGLEPFPIFEEPPLSPLSRPDLAAQYPLILSTGRRSPVLYHTEHRQIPWLRALDPDPIVEIHPATASEHGIGAGEWVWVENSFGKALFKAKVTLEVPTWMVMAAHGWWFPEEPGAEPSLHGAFRSNANNLLPMGYQGKDGQGAPIKHGLCRVYKATPEDVIHA